The DNA sequence GATCAGTACGATTCCAATGGCTCGTGCGTATTTATTAAACTGGAACAGGCGCTTTACTGTTTCTTCTCCATAATTCACTTTCTCTACATAGTTCATCTTTTCGATAGTCTTTGCTTTAGCAACGGTATCTTCCGGATTGGATGTTTTTACTTTATACACGTGATTCAGCGGGTTATCCTTCTCAAAAATTTCCCACGACCGAGCATTATCTCCGAAGCTTTTCTTAAGCTGCTTTAACTCGTCCTCCTTGGAAGAGAAGACAACTGACTTCACGCCATCCATCTGTTCAAGCTCTTCTCCAAGAAGTTTAATATCAGCTTCATCGGCCGTATTATCAATTAAGACATCGATTTGAATATCTTGTTCTACCTTTTTTGCAATCTGATTCAAGTTAAGGATGATCGCAAGTGACGCGGCTACAAGGACTAGCGTTGTCGTAACCGCTGCAACTGCGGCTACTGTCATCCAACCATTACGGAATATGTTCTTCATCGCTTCTCGGGCATGACGTGAGAGTGTACTAAATTTCATAGCCATATTCCCCCAATGCCTCGTCTCTTGCAATGGTACCGTTCTCAATCGCAATGACTCGTTTACGGATTGTATCGACAATCTCTCTGCTGTGAGTCGCCATGATTAAAGTCGTACCCCGACGGTTGATTTCCTCGAAGATCTGCATGATCTCCCAAGATGTATCTGGATCGATGTTGCCTGTAGGCTCATCTGCAATGACAATCTTCGGACGGTTAACAATTGCCCTTGCAATCGAAATCCGCTGCTGTTCCCCACCAGAAAGCTCATCCGGCAAGAAGCGGGATTTGTTCTTCAACCCGACAAGATCCAGTACTTCCAAGACGCGTGTTCGCATAGTGGAAGGCGGAGCTTCAATCACTTCCATAGCAAAAGCGACATTTTCATAGGCTGTCAGTTTCGGCAACAGCTTAAAGTCCTGGAAGACTACACCAATGTCCCGTCTCAACATCGGGACTTGTTTCTCTTTTATCGTTGAAAGTTCTTTTTCATTAATAACAATATCTCCAGCGGTCGCTTTTTCTTCTCTATATATAAGCTTGATAAATGTCGATTTGCCGGCACCACTTGGACCGACAACATAGACAAATTCGCCTTTATCAATTTCGACATTAATGCCGTTTAGCGCCGTGACCCCATTTCCATATGTTTTGTATACATTTTTCATTGAAATCATCTGCACTGCATACCACCTTTAATTCCTGTGTAAACCGGTTAATTTTAAGTCGTAATTTTATATGTATTTGCTTAACGAACAAGCTAGCCTTCTGGCAATCCACCTCATTATAACACTATTTATCAACGCATTCCGACACAAAAACATTACATTTACATTTCATATTGAAATACTTTTCGACAAAATGAAAGGCAAAAAAGCAGAGACTGCTGATCTGCAGTCTCTGCTTTTTTTGGAATTACTTATGTTCGGCAAGCCATGTAGAAAGAATACTGATATCACCATCGGCAAGGTTTCCTTTAAAGCCAGGCATGCCGCCTCTACCTTTTTCAATGATTTTCTTGATTTCACTTTCACTCAGCTGTGAACCAATATTTTTCAAGCTTGGACCCGCTCCGCCAGACAAATCTTGTGCATGGCATGAAGCACAGTTGTTGGAGAATAGTTCTTCTGCTTTTGCAGAATCTACTTTGCTTTCTCCAGGTGTTGCAGGTTTAGATGTTTCAGTTTTATTATTGTTGTTTTTCTCTTTGCTGTCAGAATCATCATTTCCGCATGCTCCAAGTACTAGAGCGGAGCCAAATACAATTGCCATAAGCCATTTCTTCACGATTCCATTCCCCCTTAGTCGGTTAATAGTTTCCTAACTATTATAACCGAACAAGGAAGAATTAAACAGAGAAGTCCGGGATATTAAACATATCCCGGACGATAGAAAGAGACTACTTTACTTGTGAACGCAAGTATGCATCAATAAACTGATCAATATCGCCATCCATAACACCTTGGACATTACCAGCTTCGGTATTCGTACGATGGTCTTTTACCATTGAGTAAGGATGGAAAACATATGAGCGAATTTGGCTTCCCCAGCCGATTTCCTTCTGTTCTCCGCGCAATTCAGCGACCTCTGCCTGCTTCTTCTCCAGTTCAAGTTGATGAAGCTTCGCCTTCAGCATTTTCATAGCCTGCTCACGGTTCTTAATCTGAGAACGCTCAGACTGGCATGTGACTACTGTATTAGTTGGAGTATGGGTAATCCGTACAGCAGAGTCAGTAGTGTTAACGTGCTGACCACCTGCACCACTTGAACGATAAGTGTCGATTTTAAGATCGTCTGACTTAATCTCGATATCTACATCTTCAGTAAGTTCTGGAATAACATCACAGGATACAAAAGATGTATGACGACGACCTGAAGAGTCAAACGGTGAAATTCGGACAAGGCGGTGTACACCTTTTTCTGCTTTAAGGTAACCATAAGCATTATGTCCCTTGATCATAAGAGTGACACTCTTTACACCAGCTTCATCACCAGGAAGATAGTCGAGTGTTTCCACTTTGTAACCTTTATCTTCTGCCCAGCGCTGGTACATGCGAAGGAGCATGCTTGCCCAATCTTGAGACTCAGTTCCTCCCGCACCTGGATGCAATTCCAAGATGGCATTATTCGCATCATATGGATCGCTTAAAAGCATTTGCAGTTCAAAATCACCGACATCGTTTGTGAGTGTTTGAATTTCTTGTTCTAGTTCTGCAAACAGTTCTGCGTCATTTTCCTCTTTGACAAGTTCATAGGAAACTTCCAAGTCATCCAGACGGCCTGCAATTTCTTCAAAGCTGTTCACATAACTTTTAAGCCCGTTTGCTTCATTGATGACTTTCTGAGCTGATTCCTGGTCATTCCAGAAATCTCCCGCAGACATTAGTTCTTCAAGTTCGCCAATTCTTGTTTTCTTCGTATCGAGGTCAAAGAGACCCCCTAAAATCTTCGACGCGCGAAGTTATTTGGTCAAGCTTCTGTTTAATTTCGGATAGTTCCATATGATTCACCTCTTAATAGTTTTCGCCCAGCTGTCGTACATGTATCTTTATCCATTGCCATGGCAATTTTTATATTTCTTGCCGCTCCCACAAGGACACGGATCATTTCGTCCAACCCGCTCACCATGTACAATTGGCTTTTTCTTCTTTTCTTCTTCATTTGTGCCGCCGCCTGCGACTGCTTGCGTGTTTTTAGCAACTTCTTCACGTTCAATGTTTTCACTTTCAGCCACTTGGGCTTTCATAATATAAGTTGCCACTTCTTCTTCAATTTCAGCAACCATCTGATCGAACATCTGGTAGCCTTCCAATTGATATTCACGAAGCGGGTCGTTTTGGCCATAGGCACGCAAATGAATTCCCTGACGCAACTGGTCCATCTGGTCGATATGATCCATCCATTTTGAGTCGACGGAACGAAGCACGATCACCTTTTCGAATTCACGCATCTGCTCTGGCGTCATTTCTTCTTCTTTCTCATCATAACGCACTTTTACTTTATCCATTAGAAGATCCGTGATTTCTTCAGGCTCTTTGCCTTTCAGTTCATCAACTGTCAGATCACCTTGTTCAAGCAAATTGTTTTCCGCATACTCGACGATTGTATCCAATTCCCAGTTGTCCATGTCTTCATCAGTAGTATGAGCACTGACTTGTCTGGAAATTGCTGAGCGGATCATCCCCTCAACAATTTCACGGAGATTTTCATCAGCTTCAATTACTTCAAAACGCTGCTTGTAAATAATCTCACGCTGTTCACGGAGTACATCATCATAGGAAAGGATTGTCTTACGTGCATCGAAGTTGTTTCCTTCTACACGTTTTTGTGCGGATTCGACAGCACGGGAAACCATTTTGCTCTCAATTGGCTGTGTATCATCCATGCCAAGCTTCTCCATCATTGTCTTCAAGTTGTCAGAACCGAAACGACGCATAAGCTCATCTTCCATGGAGAGATAGAATAATGATTCACCTGGATCTCCCTGACGTCCGGAACGACCACGAAGCTGGTTATCAATACGTCGGGATTCATGACGTTCTGTTCCAATTACACAAAGCCCGCCAAGTTCTTTAACACCTTCACCTAGCTTGATGTCTGTACCGCGGCCAGCCATGTTTGTCGCAATCGTTACAGAACCGCGTTCTCCGGCTTTTTCAATAATTTCGGCTTCACGATAGTGGTTTTTCGCGTTCAATACATCATGTTTAACACCAGCACGTTTCAGCATGTCGCTAATCAGTTCGGAAGTTTCAACTGCAACTGTACCTACAAGAACAGGCTGTCCCTTTTCATTGCGCTCCTTAATCTCTTCAACGACAGCCTGGAATTTACCCGGCATTGATTTATAAATAAGGTCAGCGCGATCATTTCTCGCAATTTCACGGTTCGTCGGAATTGAGATAACATCCATATTATAAATATTACGGAATTCCTCTTCTTCCGTCTTTGCTGTACCAGTCATACCAGCAAGCTTCTTATACATACGGAAATAGTTCTGGAAGGTAATAGAAGCAAGTGTCATGCTTTCATTTTGAATCTGAAGTCCTTCCTTTGCCTCAATAGCCTGATGCAAACCATCACTATAACGACGCCCGGCCATAAGACGTCCAGTGAATTGGTCAACAATTACCACTTCACCGTCCTGTACTACGTAATCGGCATCCCGCAGCATCGCAACATGAGCTTTTAAAGCTTGGTTGATATGATGCGTCAGAGAGACGTGTTCAAGGTCAAATAAGTTCTCGATATGGAAGTAACGTTCAGCTTTATTAATTCCTTCTTCAGTAAGCTGGACACTCTTTGTTTTAACATCATATGTGTAGTCATCTTCTTTACGCAGCAACTTAACAAACGCGTTCGCCCGCTGATAAAGTTCAGCAGATTTCTGAGCTGTACCCGAAATGATAAGCGGCGTTCTCGCTTCATCAATCAAAATCGAGTCGACCTCATCAATAATTGCAAAATTAAGCGGACGCTGAACCATTTGTTCTTTATAAAGGACCATATTATCACGCAGATAATCAAAGCCAAGTTCATTGTTCGTTGTATAAGTAATATCACAATTATATGCTTCAGCTTTGGCTTCACTCGTTAGCTCATTTGCGTTCAAACCAACAGTCAGTCCAAGGAATTCGAATAGTTTACCCATTTCCTTAGAGTCGCGCTCAGCAAGATATTCGTTCACTGTGACAACATGGACACCTTCACCGGACAGCGCATTCAAATATGCAGGCATAGTAGAGGCAAGTGTTTTACCTTCACCTGTCTTCATTTCTGCGATATTGCCCTCATGAAGAGCAATGGCTCCCATGATCTGCACAGGGAAAGGACGCATGCCAAGCACACGTTTTGCTCCTTCTCTTACTGTCGCATAGGCTTCAGGAAGCAGCTTGTCCAACGACTCTCCGTTTATGAAGCGTTCTTTATATTCAGCTGTTTTTTCACGCAGCTGTTCATCTGTAAGTTTTTCAAAATCCGGTTCAAGGGATTCTATATGATCGGTTATTTTGGAAATTTGTTTAAGTTGTCTCTTGTTGCCATCGCCAAAAATCTTTTTTAATAAAGACATGATATGCGCGCTCCTCAATTGGTCATCTGGTCACATACTGAATCTAAATAATCAATAATCAACAGCCTATATGATAACATTTTATCTTTACAGATGACAACTTTGACCCTCTGCTGTGCACTGCAGATAAAAAGCGAAAGAGCCGTTCAGGAGATGAATCGGCTCTGTTCGCTATAAAAGAGGGGGAGTTACGAGGGAGATGAGGGAAGCTTTTCAAGCTATGCTGATCTTAATGGGCAGGAGTGGGAACTGGGGGATGTCCCGCGTGTCTCGCAATTTGCTGTTTCGCCGCGAGATCAGATACTGCCTTGTTTAATGATGCAAGCATATGCAGCAATTGCGTAATCACTTCTTCATGTTGGGAAATTTTCTGTTCCAGTTCAGAACAGATGCATTTCTTCTTATTTTGCAATTGCACATACCTCCTTTGGTCTTGCTGAATTATTTATAACATAGGTAAGACAGCCTGGTCGAATAGCCAAATATTGCATTCGTCACTTTTTCGACATTATACTATCTTTTTCTTATGCGAATTCGACATAAATACAGTCGTAACATGTCGAATTAGCGTCGAATCTATTTTCCAAATTTAATATTCAGAATAGCGTTCACTTCTTTTCGACAAAGAGACGGATTTATTGTAGATTTGAGTATTATTTTCGTGGCCAATGCAAATAAAAAAAGCCTTTCTTGTAAGAAAGGCTTTTTATCAGCATATGAAATTAGCTGGGCTCAATCAGACCATAGCGGCCGTCATTACGACGATACACGATATTCGTGCTGCCATTTTCAGCATTTTCAAAGACGAAGAAAGCATGCCCAAGCAAATCCATTTGCAACACAGCTTCTTCAGAGTCCATTGGCTTTAAATCGAAACGCTTAGTACGTACGATTTCAACACCATCTTGGTCATCCTCTGCAACGACCTGCTCATTCGCTTCCTGTTCCAATTCAGCGAATACAATCTTTGCACTGCCTTGTTGGCGGTTTTTACGATTCACTCTTGTTTTATATTTGCGAATCTGGCGCTCCAGCTTATCAACAGCCAGATCGACAGCTGCATACAGGTCATTATGTCGCACATCGGCGCGCAACAGTAAATCAGTCATTGGAATAGTAATCTCAATACGTTGTTCATCATTAAACACACTCAAGTTCACATGGACATCAGATGTTGGTGTATGGTTGAAATATCTCTCCAGCTTACCAACTTTCTTTTCGATGTAAGTTTTAATTGCGTCGGTTACTTCTACGTTTTCTCCACGAATATTATATCTCATCAAAAATGTCCCCCTTTTCGTCCTTGCCAATCTACTTTCCACAGAGGGTCGGATAACTCCTGCTTTACCTCTTAAATGACCAAGTTTCGTCAGCTTAAGGACCTAAGTTCCATTACACTAATCCATTCCCTTTACATTAGGTACACAAACATTTTATTAGAGAGGTTTTGAAAATATTCCGAGATTATTTCTTGCTGTCAACGTACATACCGTCCATGGACGCTACATGCCTATATGGGTTTTTATATTGTTGTTTAGAACGTTTCTGTTGCTTGAGATCCTTCATTTCCCTTTTTAATTCTTCGAAAAGCTCGGTCATCCTGACTTCAATACGTGTATTCAGTGGAATAAGCTCTTTTCCCATATTTGTTTCTTCTTCAGTGAAGGGAGGCTGAAGTTCTGCCATGAGAACACCGCGTTCTTCAATGAGTTCGGTTGCTTTGCTAATCAGGATATCACGATCGTCTGCATGCTCATCGGAATGAAGGAGTTCATCAAGCTTTTTAGAAACATCCATAATCACTTTAAGGCGATTCATTACACTTCTGCGCCTTGCGCGTAAGTTACCTGACGTGTCTTCTGTATGACCTGCTTCCATGTATCACGAAACTCGACAGCAAGATCCATAACCTCGTCAAGCGCCTCTTCATTATTCTGGATATTCGCTTCAGTCAGACGGTTCAGCATGAAATCATAAAGAGGAGCGAACTGCTTTGAAATCTCTACTTTCGGATCCAGAGTAATCATCAGTTCACGGATGATATTCTGTGCTTTCTGTATATGCGTGTTCTTGCCTTCAATGTGATTAGCAGCCATATCTCTCTTCGCCTGCTTGATGAATTTGATGCAGCCATTATATAGCATCAAAGTAAGTTCGGCACCTGTCGCTGTATTCACTGCGTTGTTTTGATAAGCCTGATGTGGCTTGTTCATGTTCCTCACTCCTTAGAAATCCTCGGCTGTACTACTGCCCGCCGAATTGTGAAAGCATCTGAGCAGACTGCGAATTCAGTTTGTTAATAGCCTTCTCCATTGCATTGAACTGGTTCCAGTAGCGTGTTTCAATTTGGGTAAGTTTTTTCTCAAAATTGGAAATGCGCTTATCTAAATCTTTCATATTTTTACCGATTGTATATTTCTCTGTCGTATCGGAAGGCTTACCTGCACGTTCGTTGATTTGATCTGTAGTGGTCTTAATAGAAGCTCGCAATTTTTTTATAATCCCTGCATCAGTACCTTTTTCATCAGAACCGTTAGCTGTAAATAGTTTCATGACAGCATCCGGATCTTCAGCAAGTGCTTTGCGGAGCTTGTCTTCAGAACCATTTTCCAAGACAATCTTGCCGCCATCCATATAGTTCTTTGAAGTACCGAGGCCAAGGTCGCTAATTGATTTATACTTTCCATCTGTGTTAACCTTCGAGTAAAAATTACCTCGCATGGAGAAGAGCGCATTTGTAATTAGACCTTCGCCCTTAAGCAAACCACTCTTGGCCTTCTCTTCCCATTGTTTAATCTGGTCTTCAGACATTTCCTTCTTTTGCTCATCCGTAAGTGGCTGGAAGTTACGATACTTTGCTTCCTGTTGCGTGCCATTTAACTTTTCTACGACTTCATTATATTTGTTAATGAATTTCATAACATTGTCGAATGCTTTATCGGTATCGTTTGTGACAGAGAGTTTTGCCGGGCCTTCCTTTGTTTCATTTTTGAAATTGAAAGTAATACCATTTAGTTCATAGCTGTTGGTTGGAGAAGTAAGATCAAGCCCATTATTATAAGTGAATACAGCGTCTTCAGCCGCAAAGTATTTTACGGCCGGTGGTTTGTCAGGAATATTGGGATCTACCTCGCGAGATCGCCCAAAACCTAAAATATCATTAAAAAAGTCAGCTCCATCACTATTTTCATATTTGCCGAATGAAATTTCTTCATCTCTATGCTTTCCAGTATAAGTTGTCTCCATTACTATTTGACTTGATTTGTCATCATAAAACGCCCGGATACCAGCGTCTTTATCATTAATTTTTTTTAAAACACTTTTAATTGTGTCCTTTTCAATGTCTATTTCAATTTCAACCGGTTTATCCGGATTATTACCTGTTGTAAATGTTAATTTATTACCTGTGAAATTTAGATCCTTCAATTTTTTATCAATATTAAAATCACTATTTGTAGATTGGTCACTAATGATCATCTCGCCTCTAGCAAGATTTTTCACTTCAATATCATAAGTACCATCTGTCGCACTTGAACTCCCAGTCGCTGTCACAGCACTCTCTTGCGTTGAGCTAACATTTTTTATTTTGTAGCCTGTTGAAAGGCTCATGTCGAAGAGCATTTTATCAAGTTCAGCCAAAGACTTATTAATATCTCTGAACCCATCTCTCTGCCAAGTCAGCTTCTGGTTCTGCTGCTTCATCTTATCAAGTGGCATACGTTCAGCCGTCATTAATTTTTTTACGAGTTCTTCCGTATCAATACCGGATGCGAGTCCGCCAATTTTCATGTTCATTCGCCCCTTTTAAAGCTTTCTGTCCTGGAAGATTCCCATGAATTCAGTCATGGCCGCGTACATATCCAGTACTTTCTTTGAAGGAATCTCCTTCACTACTTCATCTGTTGATTTATCAATGACAACGACATAGTATTCATTCAGCTTTTCATGGAATCTGAATTCTATGTTCGTCTGAAGTGGTTCAGCAATCTCATTGAACCGGTCAACCGCTTTAATGACTTCAGATCGATTTGTACTGTCATCCGCTTGTCTTTCACCTGTACGTTGAGCTGGTGAAACGGGTTGCGGCTGCATTGCCTCATTCGCCGCATTCTGTTTCGCTATCTCCGGTGTGAGTCCTGCCTGTTCAATCCGCATCGTGCCAACTCCTCTTATCTAATTCTACTCACTAATATTATCGGCTTGGCATTATGTAGATTGAACTGTTTTTGGAAAGTTCCTCAACCCTCAGTCTTATTTTTTGATAGAAGCTGTAGGACATTTGCTGGCATATTCGCTGCTGCGCCGTTCTCCTTCTGAATATCAAGGTAAATTTCCTTGCGATGAATATCTACAGACTTTGGAGCATGAATGCCGAGTTTCACTTGCTCCCCTTCAATGGCAATGATCTTAATTTCAATGTCGTCGCCAATTTGAATAGATTCATTCACTTTTCTGCCTAGTACAAGCATTACGCTTCCTCCTTCATGATCGGCGTCTTAGTTACATAATGATCAGTTGTGAGGATATGCTGTTTAGCCAGCTGCTTGTTCACATTTATGAGAAGTGGGGCTTTCAAATTAATTGTGCTCTTCGCAAATGGATCACGAATTGTAACGATACCGTATATCGCCACATCTTCCGGTTGTTCAATTTCAAGTGACTCTTGTACTGCTTCGTCTATCTCCACCTTGTAGCTTTGGTCAAAGTGATAAGGGCTGGCAACGATGAAGGCAAGTTCAGGAGTCTCAGCCGACTGCAATACTTCAAACATTCCGCCATCTGGCAAATTCATGAGGACAAACCGCGTCTCCTCCTGAAAGCCAGGCAATCCATGAGGGAAATGAATTATCTGTTTCTCTTCTATTGTCAGTTCGCCCAAATACTTAGTATGAATTTGCATAATTCCACCCTTTTTCAAAAGTTTGTTTTATTATTTTCCCGGAAAAAGATTTACAAAATCTATATTCAGTTCTGCCTTTTGAAGCATGCCCACTTCAACACGGCCAGGAGTATAGGTCATTTCAGGCTTATTTATCTGTACGTCAATACGCGGTTTCTGAGGGGTCACCTGTATATCCAGGTCTGCCGGTTCATAATTGATTTTCACCGAACCGTAAGATGGGACAAATTTAATTGCCAGTGTCTTCATTGGGGGATTGGCATAATTAACAGCTTGAGAGACGAGTGGATTTCCACCATCTTCAATGCGCATCAGCTCCGTCCCTTCAGCTGCACGTCGACCAATTCCCTCCTGTATTGCCTGCATCCCTTCTTGGGCAAATTTATCATTCCTGCGCAAAATGCTCATCAAGTTCATTTCCTCAAAAGCTTTTGACTGGTCAATTGTCAGTTTTCCAGGCTTTGTATGCATTGTGATTTCCGCATGTGGCTGTTCAATTGATAAATCTGCTTGCGGCTGGCGAATCTCCTGCTTTGCGTTGATGGTTTGCAGAGAAATTTGGCCTAGCTTTGATTCCATTCGTATCTGTGGCAATTGCATATGCTCTCGCCTCCTTATGTACTGTCATGAAAAAAACCTGGACACGCCTCATGCAGGTCCAGGTTCTTTAATTATCTTAGAAAATCGACGAGGGACGGCTGCATGATACGCGCACCTGCAGAAAGCGCTGCTCTATGCATTGTCTCTTGTGTCAGCAGATCCGTAATCGCTTTTTCATAGTCAACGTTTTCGTTTTTGGACATAATGTCCTTCGCTGTTAGCTCTTGTTGAGAGAGTCGGTTTTCGACCAGATCAAGTCGATTCATACGGGCACCCAAGTCGGCACGAGCGTTAACGACCGATTCAATGTTCGTATCTATTTTAGAAATATATTGATCTATATTCGCACTATCAGAACTTTTCAATGCCTGAGAGAAATTATCAATATTCGCAAAGAAATCTCCGCCAAAAACTGTCTGCCCATTA is a window from the Aciduricibacillus chroicocephali genome containing:
- the ftsX gene encoding permease-like cell division protein FtsX, with translation MKFSTLSRHAREAMKNIFRNGWMTVAAVAAVTTTLVLVAASLAIILNLNQIAKKVEQDIQIDVLIDNTADEADIKLLGEELEQMDGVKSVVFSSKEDELKQLKKSFGDNARSWEIFEKDNPLNHVYKVKTSNPEDTVAKAKTIEKMNYVEKVNYGEETVKRLFQFNKYARAIGIVLIVGLLFTAIFLISNTIKLTIMARSKEIGIMKLVGATNGFIRWPFFIEGMLLGLLGSVVPIILILSGYYYLDHYVKGKISYSFMDLLPYNPFAFELSIIVILLGVLIGVWGSVMSIRKFLKI
- the ftsE gene encoding cell division ATP-binding protein FtsE gives rise to the protein MISMKNVYKTYGNGVTALNGINVEIDKGEFVYVVGPSGAGKSTFIKLIYREEKATAGDIVINEKELSTIKEKQVPMLRRDIGVVFQDFKLLPKLTAYENVAFAMEVIEAPPSTMRTRVLEVLDLVGLKNKSRFLPDELSGGEQQRISIARAIVNRPKIVIADEPTGNIDPDTSWEIMQIFEEINRRGTTLIMATHSREIVDTIRKRVIAIENGTIARDEALGEYGYEI
- the cccB gene encoding cytochrome c551, with the protein product MKKWLMAIVFGSALVLGACGNDDSDSKEKNNNNKTETSKPATPGESKVDSAKAEELFSNNCASCHAQDLSGGAGPSLKNIGSQLSESEIKKIIEKGRGGMPGFKGNLADGDISILSTWLAEHK
- the prfB gene encoding peptide chain release factor 2 (programmed frameshift), whose protein sequence is MELSEIKQKLDQITSRVEDFRGSLDLDTKKTRIGELEELMSAGDFWNDQESAQKVINEANGLKSYVNSFEEIAGRLDDLEVSYELVKEENDAELFAELEQEIQTLTNDVGDFELQMLLSDPYDANNAILELHPGAGGTESQDWASMLLRMYQRWAEDKGYKVETLDYLPGDEAGVKSVTLMIKGHNAYGYLKAEKGVHRLVRISPFDSSGRRHTSFVSCDVIPELTEDVDIEIKSDDLKIDTYRSSGAGGQHVNTTDSAVRITHTPTNTVVTCQSERSQIKNREQAMKMLKAKLHQLELEKKQAEVAELRGEQKEIGWGSQIRSYVFHPYSMVKDHRTNTEAGNVQGVMDGDIDQFIDAYLRSQVK
- the secA gene encoding preprotein translocase subunit SecA encodes the protein MMSLLKKIFGDGNKRQLKQISKITDHIESLEPDFEKLTDEQLREKTAEYKERFINGESLDKLLPEAYATVREGAKRVLGMRPFPVQIMGAIALHEGNIAEMKTGEGKTLASTMPAYLNALSGEGVHVVTVNEYLAERDSKEMGKLFEFLGLTVGLNANELTSEAKAEAYNCDITYTTNNELGFDYLRDNMVLYKEQMVQRPLNFAIIDEVDSILIDEARTPLIISGTAQKSAELYQRANAFVKLLRKEDDYTYDVKTKSVQLTEEGINKAERYFHIENLFDLEHVSLTHHINQALKAHVAMLRDADYVVQDGEVVIVDQFTGRLMAGRRYSDGLHQAIEAKEGLQIQNESMTLASITFQNYFRMYKKLAGMTGTAKTEEEEFRNIYNMDVISIPTNREIARNDRADLIYKSMPGKFQAVVEEIKERNEKGQPVLVGTVAVETSELISDMLKRAGVKHDVLNAKNHYREAEIIEKAGERGSVTIATNMAGRGTDIKLGEGVKELGGLCVIGTERHESRRIDNQLRGRSGRQGDPGESLFYLSMEDELMRRFGSDNLKTMMEKLGMDDTQPIESKMVSRAVESAQKRVEGNNFDARKTILSYDDVLREQREIIYKQRFEVIEADENLREIVEGMIRSAISRQVSAHTTDEDMDNWELDTIVEYAENNLLEQGDLTVDELKGKEPEEITDLLMDKVKVRYDEKEEEMTPEQMREFEKVIVLRSVDSKWMDHIDQMDQLRQGIHLRAYGQNDPLREYQLEGYQMFDQMVAEIEEEVATYIMKAQVAESENIEREEVAKNTQAVAGGGTNEEEKKKKPIVHGERVGRNDPCPCGSGKKYKNCHGNG
- the hpf gene encoding ribosome hibernation-promoting factor, HPF/YfiA family — encoded protein: MRYNIRGENVEVTDAIKTYIEKKVGKLERYFNHTPTSDVHVNLSVFNDEQRIEITIPMTDLLLRADVRHNDLYAAVDLAVDKLERQIRKYKTRVNRKNRQQGSAKIVFAELEQEANEQVVAEDDQDGVEIVRTKRFDLKPMDSEEAVLQMDLLGHAFFVFENAENGSTNIVYRRNDGRYGLIEPS
- a CDS encoding flagellar protein FliT — encoded protein: MNRLKVIMDVSKKLDELLHSDEHADDRDILISKATELIEERGVLMAELQPPFTEEETNMGKELIPLNTRIEVRMTELFEELKREMKDLKQQKRSKQQYKNPYRHVASMDGMYVDSKK
- the fliS gene encoding flagellar export chaperone FliS, with amino-acid sequence MNKPHQAYQNNAVNTATGAELTLMLYNGCIKFIKQAKRDMAANHIEGKNTHIQKAQNIIRELMITLDPKVEISKQFAPLYDFMLNRLTEANIQNNEEALDEVMDLAVEFRDTWKQVIQKTRQVTYAQGAEV
- a CDS encoding flagellar hook-associated protein 2; amino-acid sequence: MKIGGLASGIDTEELVKKLMTAERMPLDKMKQQNQKLTWQRDGFRDINKSLAELDKMLFDMSLSTGYKIKNVSSTQESAVTATGSSSATDGTYDIEVKNLARGEMIISDQSTNSDFNIDKKLKDLNFTGNKLTFTTGNNPDKPVEIEIDIEKDTIKSVLKKINDKDAGIRAFYDDKSSQIVMETTYTGKHRDEEISFGKYENSDGADFFNDILGFGRSREVDPNIPDKPPAVKYFAAEDAVFTYNNGLDLTSPTNSYELNGITFNFKNETKEGPAKLSVTNDTDKAFDNVMKFINKYNEVVEKLNGTQQEAKYRNFQPLTDEQKKEMSEDQIKQWEEKAKSGLLKGEGLITNALFSMRGNFYSKVNTDGKYKSISDLGLGTSKNYMDGGKIVLENGSEDKLRKALAEDPDAVMKLFTANGSDEKGTDAGIIKKLRASIKTTTDQINERAGKPSDTTEKYTIGKNMKDLDKRISNFEKKLTQIETRYWNQFNAMEKAINKLNSQSAQMLSQFGGQ
- the flaG gene encoding flagellar protein FlaG; translated protein: MRIEQAGLTPEIAKQNAANEAMQPQPVSPAQRTGERQADDSTNRSEVIKAVDRFNEIAEPLQTNIEFRFHEKLNEYYVVVIDKSTDEVVKEIPSKKVLDMYAAMTEFMGIFQDRKL
- the csrA gene encoding carbon storage regulator CsrA, which gives rise to MLVLGRKVNESIQIGDDIEIKIIAIEGEQVKLGIHAPKSVDIHRKEIYLDIQKENGAAANMPANVLQLLSKNKTEG
- the fliW gene encoding flagellar assembly protein FliW, with translation MQIHTKYLGELTIEEKQIIHFPHGLPGFQEETRFVLMNLPDGGMFEVLQSAETPELAFIVASPYHFDQSYKVEIDEAVQESLEIEQPEDVAIYGIVTIRDPFAKSTINLKAPLLINVNKQLAKQHILTTDHYVTKTPIMKEEA
- a CDS encoding DUF6470 family protein, yielding MQLPQIRMESKLGQISLQTINAKQEIRQPQADLSIEQPHAEITMHTKPGKLTIDQSKAFEEMNLMSILRRNDKFAQEGMQAIQEGIGRRAAEGTELMRIEDGGNPLVSQAVNYANPPMKTLAIKFVPSYGSVKINYEPADLDIQVTPQKPRIDVQINKPEMTYTPGRVEVGMLQKAELNIDFVNLFPGK